The genomic segment ACTGATTGAAAATTTATAGTTACCCCCAAAAGTTAGACCAAAAACCTAACTTTTGGGGGTAACTACAATTAGTACCGCTTTTTCGTATTTAGAGAAGAAGTCCTTTTTTTCGAAGGATAAAGTTCTCGTTAGTAGTTTGATGATGGATAGATTTAGAATCTTTCTTGGGTTTATTAGGAAGATTTACTGTGATTGTTTTGCTTGAAGTAGTACTGTCAGTCATTGTCGCAGTAATAGTAATTAGATTATTTCCCGGTTTTAAACCTGCAACTGTAAATTGGTGATAAGTTGTAGAACCAGTAATTTTTTCAGTATGATTATTTGTTGTTATAGTGATAGTTGCATTTTCTTTCGTTTCAAACATTAGTTCAGCACTGTTTTTCGTGATTTCAATATAAGGGTTTTGAAGGGAATAAGTCAGAAATAATTCCATCAATTCACTGGAATTTTGGGTAGTATATGTTACACCAGTAGAATCATTTTGTGCATTAGCAATTTCTGGAAGCCAGTTTAATGTAAACGATAAAAGTACAATCATTAATAATATTTGCCATTTTTCCCTCATTATTCTCACCCCTTCTTTTACTATTATAAAAAAGAAATATGAATAAATTATGAATAAAGTAATTTAAATTACAAAGAACCCTTCCCATTTAATGATTATTAACGTAAGATAAAAAGAAAAAAGGAGTAGAGCAATGGAACTTGAAAATTTAGAAAAGAAACTACCGAAAAAAATTAAAACTGTTTGGCGACAAACTGAGGGAATTGCTGTTTTTGTTTTCCTTCTTTGTTCGGTCGCAGCAGCAGTTATCTTTTATTACACGGAAATTTCGCTGTGGTGGAGCTTAATTGGTTTTGGGTTTACTTGTTTATATGCCGTGTTTATTTATGGATTTATTATTCCTTTCCGCTTTGCCAGGTGGAGTTATCAAATTAAGCCTGATGAAATGGAAATACAACATGGGATTATCTTTAGGAGCCGAGTATTAATTCCAATGGTTCGCATTCAGCACGTGGAAACAGGTCAAGGCCCGCTACTTAGAAGGCAAAAACTTGTTTCATTATCAATTACGACGGCAGCAAAAACACATGTAATTGAAGCGGTAAACGAGTCTGAATCTGAAGAACTTAGACATCATATACTGGAACTGGTGAAGGTGGCGAAAGAAGATGTTTGAAGAAAGACGCCTCCATCCAATTGCGCTGATTAAGGAAATTATTACGAATGTGAGACGAAACATTGTTCCAATCGTTGTTGCCTTATTTTCGATTTTTAGAGGGATTGAAAGCACCGGTTATTTACCGAGCTGGGCGATATATTTCATCATCATTATTGTTATCTTGTTAATATTAACTCCAGCAGTTTTAAAATATTTTACTTATCGCTATACACTAGAAGATCAAGGGATACGAATAAAATACGGCTTGATTTTCCGCAAGAATACATACATTCCATATGAGCGCATCCAAACTGTCCAAAAAAAGCAGTGGTTTTTCTTCATTCCGTTTGACGTCTGCCAAATCCTTATTGAAACAGCCGGTGGAAACGGAAAAGCCGAAGCAGATTTAGTAGCTGTCCCAGTCAGTGTAGTCGATGAATTAAAAGATTTGCGAGATGGGAAACAACAAACAATAATAGAAGAAAATAATACAGATGAAGAACATTTAGTAGCCGAAGAAGTAACCGAAGTTCCAGAAAAAACAGTCATGCTTCAAACGAAACAGTTGATTTTAATGGCAGTAACTTCTGGTGGTGTATTTGGAACGCTTTTAATTGTACTGGCTTTCTTGCAACAATTTCGCGAAGTAATTCCAACCGACTGGATGGAATCGCAAGCCGAAGAACTATGGAAAATGGGCGTTATTGTGATGATTGTTTTAATTGTGATTGTACTCTTGGTTTTATGGGGCATATCAATCGTGACAACACTCTTCAAATATTTCCAGTTCAAGCTAATGAAGTTTTCAGATTCACTAGTTGTCGAAAAAGGATTACTAGAACGGAACCATACAACCATTTCGTTAGCGCGTATTCAAGGGATTATCATTATTGAATCGCCGCTTAGACAAATGCTTGGACTTGTTGCAGTCAAAGTGATCACCGCCGGAAATTCAGGTGACGAAAAACAATCAGGGGACATTTTACTTTTACCAATTATGAAAAAAGAGTTAGCATTTCAAATTTTAAAAGAAATGCTCCCGAATTATTTATTTGACTTAGAAGAAATGGAACGTGCTCCAAAAACAAGTTTGCGCCGATTTTTGCAAATTTACTTAGGGTGGACCCTCATCCCAGCTATTATTGCGAGCATTTTATTTTTCCCGTTTGGACTTATTAGCATGATTCTACCAATTTTAGCAGGAATGAAAGCCATTGCTAGTTACCGAGCGACAGGCGTTCTGACAGGTAAACATACACTTCTCATTCAAGCAAGGCCAATTATTTCAAAACTAACTTATGTGATGCGAAAAGAAAGAATCCAAGGCTTAAGCATAAGAAAGAGTATTTGGATGGAAAAAGGGCACACGAGTCACTTAAATGTTTGGCTGAAATCAGGAAGTACAAGTGCAGAAGCTTATGTTCGCTATTTAAATCAAGCACAAGCCGTCACTATTTATAACTGGTACAGTCCTTCAAAAACTACAAACGAAGCATAATTAGAACATCCTTTTGCAAAAGTAGCTAAAAAAGCTGGTTACTTTGCAAGGGGATGTTCTATTATTTTTGGATTAATTGCGGTAAAATAGAAAGAATAAAGTGAGTTTTATACAGAGAGGATTGATTAAGTAGTGAAACATATTGTGATTATCGGAGGCGGCTTATCAGGGCTTGCAGCAGCTTATGAACTACAAAAAACACATCCGAATTATACGTGGGAGCTAGTAGAAAAAGAAGAAAAACTAGGCGGGAAATTTGAAACAGTAAAACGAGACGGTTTCTTAATTGAAAAAGGTCCAGACTCCTTTTTAGCTAGAAAACCAGCTGGCGTGGAACTTGTAAATGAACTAGGGCTAGCGGATAATCTAGTTGCGAATGCGACCGGACGCTCTTACATTTATCATCAAAAAGCGCTTCATCCTATTCCAGAAGGTTCGGTGATGGGAATTCCAACTAATAAACAAGCACTTTTAGCGAGCACACTTGTTTCAGAAATCGGAAAAGCGCGTGCCTTGCAAGAACCGACCATCCCAAAAAACACAACAAAAGAAGACCAATCCATCGGAGATTTTTTTGAAGTGCGGTTTGGCAAAGAATTAGTAAAAACATTAATAGAACCACTATTATCAGGGATTTATGCAGGAGATATTTATAAAATGAGTTTACGCGCCACTTTCCCACAATTTGAACAGACAGTAGCCAAGCATGGGAGTTTGATGGATGGCTTACAACAAAATCAAAAAAATACAACAGGAACAAAAGGAACAATTGGTGCTTTTAGAACACTAACTGACGGACTGGAAACTCTACCAAAAGCAATCGAACAAGCCTTACCATCCCAAAACTTACATACCAATAAACAAGCAACACAAGTATTAAAAAAAGGTAGTTCTTATGAAATTTCTTTTGAAAATGGAGACAAAATCAGTGCAGATGGTGTCATTATCGCAGCGACACATGACGTATTAGTAGATTTACTAGCGGACGCGACAACCGAGCCATTTGCAAATCAGCCGTTAACCACACTTGCGACAGTATCATTAGCTTACAATGAAAATGATGTACCGATTTTGCCTGATGGAACTGGTTATTTGGTAGCAAGAACAGCGCCATACAAAACAACTGCCTGTACATGGGTGCAAAAGAAATGGCCTCATATGGTGCCAAAAGACAAAATGCTACTAAGAGGATTTGTTGGTAAAGCTGGCGAAACTTGGTTAGAAGAAGCAAGTGATGAAGCGATTGTTTCGGCAGTATTAAACGATTACGCGGAAATAATGGACATTGAATCCGCGCCACTTTTTTATGAAGTGAGTCGTATGAAGTCAGCAATGCCACAATATTTAGTGACACATCAAGCTAGATTAAAGCAACTGAAAAAGAATATCAACGCGGATTATCCAGGAGTCTATTTTGCAGGAATGAGTTATCAAGGTGTTGGTATTCCTGATTGTATAGCTGGAGCAAAGTCAGCGGTTAATGAGCTAACTGATTTTTTGAAAGAGGTGTAAGATGATTAAAGGCATTGGGCTAGATATGATTGATTTAGCACGAGTAAAACAAGTTTTAGAAAAAAATCCACGTTTTATTGAACGGATTTTAACGAAAAAAGAAATTATTCAATTTGAAAAATATGAAGGTAGCCGGAAAATCGAATTTTTAGCTGGACGTTTTGCTGCCAAAGAAGCATATGCTAAAGCGAATGGTACAGGATTTGGAAGACATTTAAGCTTTACTGATGTGGAAATTTTGCAAGTGGAAGATGGTCGACCACACGTGACGATGCCAATAAAATCAGGGGAAACCGTTTTTGTAAGTATTACACATACGGAACGATCCGCTGCAGCACAAGTGATTATTGAAGTATAGAAAGGAATGTGGAAATTATGGTGACAGGCTGGCATCGTCCAACATGGATTGAAATTGACCGTTCTGCAATACGCGAAAATATCAAAAATGAGCAAAATAAGCTGCCAAAAAACGTAGTAGTCTGGGCTGTAGTAAAAGCAAACGCCTATGGTCATGGAATTATCGAAGTGGCAAAAACAGCCAAAGAAGCCGGTGCTAAAGGTTTTTGTGTAGCGATTTTGGATGAAGCACTTGCTTTAAGAGAAGCTGGTTTTCAAGATGATTTTATATTAGTTTTAGGGGCGACAAGAAAAGAAGACGCGAATCTCGCAGCTCATAACAATATTTCATTAACCATTTTCCGTGAAGATTGGTTAGACGGTGTGCACCTAGAAACACCTCTCAAAGTTCATTTGAAAATTGATAGCGGCATGGGGCGCTTGGGGATTCGAAGTGCGGAAGAAGCAGAACAAATCGAAGCAAAAATTGTGCAAACAGATATGTTCTTTTTGGAAGGAGCATATACACATTTTGCGACAGCCGATCAGTTAGAAACAAGCTATTTCGAACAGCAATTAGCAAAATTCGATGCCATTTTAAAGGGTCTAAAATCAAGACCGAGATTTGTACACACAGCGAATTCCGCAGCAGCGTTATTACAATCTCAAATAGGCTTCGATGCCGTGCGCTTTGGTATTTCAATGTACGGGTTAACGCCATCCATCGAAATTAAATCAAATTTACCTTTCAAATTGAAGCCAGCACTTGCACTCTATACCGAAATGGTTCATGTGAAAGAACTTGCGCCAGGCGACAGTGTCAGCTACGGCGCCACATATACAGCAACAGAAAGAGAGTGGGTTGCTACACTTCCAATTGGATATGCAGACGGACTTATTCGCCATTATAGTGGTTTTCAAGTGCTTGTAGATGGGAAGAAAGCCCCAATCATTGGTAGAGTTTGCATGGACCAAACTATCATCAAACTACCATATGAATTTCAAACTGGTTCAAAAGTAACGATAATCGGAATGGATCATGGTAATAGTGTAACAGCCGATGATGCCGCTAAATACTTAGACACGATTAATTATGAAGTGACTTGTTTGTTAACTGAGCGTATACCTAGAAAATACATCAATTAGAAGGTAATATTCGTGCTTTTTTGAAGAGAAAAGTTTATAATCTAACATATGAAACTTTATAGCTATACGTAGGACTTAAGTGAGGATGTAAGCTAAAACAGTAACATTCTTAACAATTAAATGCTAAATAACTCTTTTCTTCATGGCTTGATAATGGTACGATATAGTTGTTACTTACAGGTACGAGGCTTTGGGGGTGTGACACGTGTTAGAGAAAGAAAAGCGGATGGTAATATCCGTAGAACTGACACAGGAAATGGTACAGGAACTCGACGTAGTTGTAGAAAAAGAAAAAATGGGGCGGAGTGAAGTTATAATGGAAGCAACGCAACAATTTTTGCAAGAGAAAAGGGCACGTGAGTTAAGAGACGAGATGGAGCGCGGCTATGCGGAAATGGCGACAATTAACTTTGCTATTGCGTGTGAGTGTACCCATGTCGAAGCAGAAGCAGAAGACAGGAATATTAGTATTTTAGGAGGTTAATGGCTGATGGTGAAGCGTGGTGACGTATACTACGCGGACCTTTCCCCCGTGGTCGGAAGCGAGCAAGGGGGAATACGGCCTGTCCTCATCATTCAAAATGATATCGGTAATAGGTTCAGTCCAACAGTGATTGTGGCAGCGATAACTGCGAAAATCCAAAAAGCAAAGTTGCCTACACACGTGGAAGCTACTCGTAAAGATGGCTTTGAAAGAGATTCTGTCATACTTCTAGAACAAATTAGAACAATTGATAAACAACGCCTGACAGATAAGATTACACATTTGGACGAGGAACTAATGGCCAAGGTAAACAAGGCGCTGGAAGTCAGTCTAGGAGTAGTAGAATTCTAAACAAACCTAAAAACATAACATAGAATGATGAAGACAGAGCAATTAGAGTCCGACGTAAAATAATAATCAAGTACATAATAAACTAATTAACTACTCTAGCTATACTTAAAGGACATCAGAAACCTACAAACAATGCGTAAGATTAATCCTCGCTAAAGTTGTTTCTTATGTCTTTTTTTGAAAAGTAGTTGATCTACCAGCATAATAGAGATAATTTTTAATAGTGGAGAAAGGTTGGAAAATAATCAATGTATAAAGATTTTGCAAACTTCATCCGGACGAATAAGGCAGATTTACTAAATAATTGGATGAATGAAATGGAGAAACAATCAGACCAATTAATTAACAATATTGCAAAAGAACCTATGTATGAAGAGACAAGCCAAGAATTTGTTGATTTGATTGTTTCGAATATAACAGAAAACGGTTCTAAGTTTAATGAAAAGCTAGATGATTTTGCAGAAAAAGTGGTCCACCTGGGTTGGCCCATTCATTTTGTCACCACAGGCCTTCGTGTTTTTGGGCTTTTAGTATATACAGCTATGAGAGATGAAGATTTATTTTTAAAAAGAGAAGAAAAACCAGAAAACGACGCCTATTATCGCTTTGAAACATGGCTTTCATCCATGTATAACAAAGTGGTAACAGCCTACGCGGATACGTGGGAAAAGACAGTTTCCATCCAAAAAAGTGCTTTACAGGAATTATCGGCACCACTTTTACCAATATTTGAAAAAATTTCTGTCATGCCGCTAATTGGAACGATCGACACAGAGAGAGCCAAGTTGATCATCGAAAACTTACTTATAGGCGTTGTAAAAAATCGGTCAGAAGTGGTATTGATTGATATTACGGGGGTTCCGGTTGTTGATACAATGGTTGCGCATCATATCATTCAGGCGTCAGAAGCAGTTAGACTTGTCGGCTGTCAGGCGATGCTCGTAGGTATTAGACCAGAAATAGCGCAAACTATCGTTAACTTAGGAATTGAATTAGATCAAATAATCACGACCAACACAATGAAAAAAGGCATGGAGCGTGCGCTTGCTTTGACGAACAGAGAGATAGTAGAAAAAGAGGGGTGAATACTGTGGGGATACCAATCTTAAAGTTAGGTGAATGTTTATTAATTTCTATCCAGAGTGAATTAGATGATCATACTGCGGTAGAATTCCAAGAAGATTTACTCGCAAAAATCCATGAAACGTCGGCCAGAGGAGTAGTCATTGATATAACTTCCATCGATTTTATTGATTCGTTTATTGCAAAAATTCTTGGAGACGTAGTAAGTATGTCTAAACTAATGGGTGCAAAAGTG from the Listeria seeligeri serovar 1/2b str. SLCC3954 genome contains:
- a CDS encoding PH domain-containing protein, translating into MELENLEKKLPKKIKTVWRQTEGIAVFVFLLCSVAAAVIFYYTEISLWWSLIGFGFTCLYAVFIYGFIIPFRFARWSYQIKPDEMEIQHGIIFRSRVLIPMVRIQHVETGQGPLLRRQKLVSLSITTAAKTHVIEAVNESESEELRHHILELVKVAKEDV
- a CDS encoding PH domain-containing protein → MFEERRLHPIALIKEIITNVRRNIVPIVVALFSIFRGIESTGYLPSWAIYFIIIIVILLILTPAVLKYFTYRYTLEDQGIRIKYGLIFRKNTYIPYERIQTVQKKQWFFFIPFDVCQILIETAGGNGKAEADLVAVPVSVVDELKDLRDGKQQTIIEENNTDEEHLVAEEVTEVPEKTVMLQTKQLILMAVTSGGVFGTLLIVLAFLQQFREVIPTDWMESQAEELWKMGVIVMIVLIVIVLLVLWGISIVTTLFKYFQFKLMKFSDSLVVEKGLLERNHTTISLARIQGIIIIESPLRQMLGLVAVKVITAGNSGDEKQSGDILLLPIMKKELAFQILKEMLPNYLFDLEEMERAPKTSLRRFLQIYLGWTLIPAIIASILFFPFGLISMILPILAGMKAIASYRATGVLTGKHTLLIQARPIISKLTYVMRKERIQGLSIRKSIWMEKGHTSHLNVWLKSGSTSAEAYVRYLNQAQAVTIYNWYSPSKTTNEA
- the hemG gene encoding protoporphyrinogen oxidase, yielding MKHIVIIGGGLSGLAAAYELQKTHPNYTWELVEKEEKLGGKFETVKRDGFLIEKGPDSFLARKPAGVELVNELGLADNLVANATGRSYIYHQKALHPIPEGSVMGIPTNKQALLASTLVSEIGKARALQEPTIPKNTTKEDQSIGDFFEVRFGKELVKTLIEPLLSGIYAGDIYKMSLRATFPQFEQTVAKHGSLMDGLQQNQKNTTGTKGTIGAFRTLTDGLETLPKAIEQALPSQNLHTNKQATQVLKKGSSYEISFENGDKISADGVIIAATHDVLVDLLADATTEPFANQPLTTLATVSLAYNENDVPILPDGTGYLVARTAPYKTTACTWVQKKWPHMVPKDKMLLRGFVGKAGETWLEEASDEAIVSAVLNDYAEIMDIESAPLFYEVSRMKSAMPQYLVTHQARLKQLKKNINADYPGVYFAGMSYQGVGIPDCIAGAKSAVNELTDFLKEV
- the acpS gene encoding holo-ACP synthase, producing MIKGIGLDMIDLARVKQVLEKNPRFIERILTKKEIIQFEKYEGSRKIEFLAGRFAAKEAYAKANGTGFGRHLSFTDVEILQVEDGRPHVTMPIKSGETVFVSITHTERSAAAQVIIEV
- the alr gene encoding alanine racemase; the protein is MVTGWHRPTWIEIDRSAIRENIKNEQNKLPKNVVVWAVVKANAYGHGIIEVAKTAKEAGAKGFCVAILDEALALREAGFQDDFILVLGATRKEDANLAAHNNISLTIFREDWLDGVHLETPLKVHLKIDSGMGRLGIRSAEEAEQIEAKIVQTDMFFLEGAYTHFATADQLETSYFEQQLAKFDAILKGLKSRPRFVHTANSAAALLQSQIGFDAVRFGISMYGLTPSIEIKSNLPFKLKPALALYTEMVHVKELAPGDSVSYGATYTATEREWVATLPIGYADGLIRHYSGFQVLVDGKKAPIIGRVCMDQTIIKLPYEFQTGSKVTIIGMDHGNSVTADDAAKYLDTINYEVTCLLTERIPRKYIN
- a CDS encoding CopG family ribbon-helix-helix protein, coding for MLEKEKRMVISVELTQEMVQELDVVVEKEKMGRSEVIMEATQQFLQEKRARELRDEMERGYAEMATINFAIACECTHVEAEAEDRNISILGG
- a CDS encoding type II toxin-antitoxin system PemK/MazF family toxin produces the protein MMVKRGDVYYADLSPVVGSEQGGIRPVLIIQNDIGNRFSPTVIVAAITAKIQKAKLPTHVEATRKDGFERDSVILLEQIRTIDKQRLTDKITHLDEELMAKVNKALEVSLGVVEF
- a CDS encoding RsbT co-antagonist protein RsbRA; translation: MYKDFANFIRTNKADLLNNWMNEMEKQSDQLINNIAKEPMYEETSQEFVDLIVSNITENGSKFNEKLDDFAEKVVHLGWPIHFVTTGLRVFGLLVYTAMRDEDLFLKREEKPENDAYYRFETWLSSMYNKVVTAYADTWEKTVSIQKSALQELSAPLLPIFEKISVMPLIGTIDTERAKLIIENLLIGVVKNRSEVVLIDITGVPVVDTMVAHHIIQASEAVRLVGCQAMLVGIRPEIAQTIVNLGIELDQIITTNTMKKGMERALALTNREIVEKEG
- a CDS encoding STAS domain-containing protein gives rise to the protein MGIPILKLGECLLISIQSELDDHTAVEFQEDLLAKIHETSARGVVIDITSIDFIDSFIAKILGDVVSMSKLMGAKVVVTGIQPAVAITLIELGITFSGVLSAMDLESGLEKLKQELGE